A stretch of Myceligenerans xiligouense DNA encodes these proteins:
- a CDS encoding GNAT family N-acetyltransferase, protein MIRDAVVGDAEQVAVVHHSTWRHAYADLLPEEHWLTDTVERRTQRWAARLGNGEREGWPVVAEADGRVVGFAQAGPARAKEGFAPVHDRELWSLYVLPALHGSGAGAALLGAVLPSGPAQLWVADPNPRAQAFYRKHGFRRDGARLVDRNVIAEIRMIRS, encoded by the coding sequence ATGATCCGTGACGCCGTCGTCGGCGACGCCGAGCAGGTGGCCGTCGTCCATCACTCCACGTGGCGCCACGCCTATGCCGACCTGCTGCCCGAGGAGCACTGGCTGACCGACACCGTCGAACGTCGTACGCAGCGTTGGGCCGCGCGTCTCGGCAACGGCGAGCGTGAGGGCTGGCCTGTCGTCGCCGAGGCGGACGGTCGTGTGGTCGGCTTCGCGCAGGCCGGGCCGGCCCGGGCCAAGGAGGGCTTTGCCCCCGTACACGATCGGGAGTTGTGGTCGCTGTATGTCCTGCCCGCACTCCATGGATCGGGCGCGGGTGCGGCGCTTCTCGGTGCGGTGCTTCCGTCCGGACCTGCTCAACTGTGGGTAGCGGACCCGAACCCGCGTGCTCAGGCGTTCTACCGCAAGCACGGCTTCAGGCGGGACGGAGCACGCCTCGTCGACAGAAACGTCATCGCCGAGATCCGGATGATCCGCTCGTGA
- a CDS encoding helix-turn-helix transcriptional regulator: MAGHDITNLQGQELGQLIQSAGTADVLDQLRAATGESGPVVVLVVARNELSPDDPAARPAQADALTARATESGRRTGLARRRREVCKTQEGLAMDIGVERSTVARWEAGETRPSLWARPRLANALDITLDALDVLL; this comes from the coding sequence ATGGCAGGCCACGACATCACGAACCTACAAGGCCAGGAGCTCGGCCAACTGATCCAGTCAGCCGGCACGGCAGACGTGCTCGACCAACTTCGTGCCGCAACAGGCGAGAGCGGACCCGTCGTCGTCCTCGTCGTAGCGAGGAACGAACTGAGTCCCGATGACCCAGCCGCTCGACCGGCACAGGCCGACGCTTTGACGGCGCGGGCGACAGAGTCGGGCCGCCGAACGGGCCTCGCACGTCGTCGCCGCGAAGTCTGCAAGACGCAGGAAGGCCTCGCCATGGACATCGGAGTCGAGCGCTCCACCGTCGCGCGCTGGGAAGCCGGCGAGACGAGGCCATCCCTCTGGGCACGCCCCCGCCTCGCCAACGCGCTGGACATCACCCTCGACGCACTCGACGTGCTCTTGTGA
- a CDS encoding helix-turn-helix domain-containing protein — protein MTGNGQEAVGSRIATYRKLAGYTQREFADHAHLSLGAIRKVEQGERLPTYGFLNTAARTLAVSVEELTGQPYRGRERADARVHAPIAAIRAIARTYDLPPEWRTTPRPLDLIARDLNQATTYRAAARYTALGEMLPALLEELTACVHQLDGKPRRRAARLLASGYYMAYSLASRLGYVDLASLLEDRLQWASGMADDPLSVGLAQWTRANGFQIAKDYDAGLRLLERAYDLLQADVGDAPSGAAVTLLGSIRLRQVTQASRARDEDATLHHLAEARRLAELVPDGVDRVHYHLTFGPVNTAVHEIAAQIELKHADVAAERARTLQLPASMPRTRRGHHLIDAARAFIAVGDRDAALDALQQARTVAPQQTRYHPMAREAVRVLASHNRKVGEDVRGLAAWMGSATTDTP, from the coding sequence ATGACTGGCAACGGCCAAGAGGCGGTTGGGTCGCGAATCGCGACGTACCGCAAGCTCGCGGGCTACACGCAGCGCGAGTTCGCCGACCATGCTCACCTCTCGCTCGGCGCGATCCGCAAAGTCGAGCAGGGCGAGCGCCTGCCCACCTACGGGTTCCTCAACACGGCCGCCCGCACGCTCGCCGTCAGTGTCGAGGAACTCACCGGGCAGCCCTACCGTGGCCGCGAGCGGGCCGACGCGCGCGTCCACGCACCGATCGCCGCGATCCGCGCCATTGCCCGCACCTATGACCTCCCGCCCGAGTGGCGTACCACGCCTCGCCCGCTCGACCTGATCGCCCGCGACCTGAACCAGGCCACGACCTACCGTGCCGCAGCCCGATACACCGCCCTGGGAGAAATGCTGCCGGCGCTCCTGGAAGAGCTCACGGCCTGCGTCCACCAACTTGACGGCAAGCCCCGACGCCGCGCCGCGCGTCTCCTGGCCTCTGGCTACTACATGGCCTACAGCCTGGCCTCACGGCTCGGCTACGTCGACCTCGCTTCGCTCTTGGAGGACCGTCTCCAATGGGCATCGGGCATGGCCGACGATCCGCTCTCGGTCGGACTCGCCCAGTGGACACGAGCGAACGGGTTCCAGATCGCCAAGGACTACGACGCCGGCTTGCGGCTCCTGGAGCGCGCCTACGATCTGCTCCAAGCCGACGTCGGCGACGCGCCGTCGGGCGCGGCAGTGACGCTGCTGGGCAGCATCCGACTCCGGCAGGTCACCCAGGCTTCCCGCGCCCGAGACGAGGACGCGACGCTCCACCACCTCGCAGAAGCCCGTCGCCTCGCCGAACTGGTGCCCGACGGCGTGGACCGTGTCCACTACCACCTGACCTTCGGCCCCGTGAACACCGCCGTCCACGAAATCGCCGCCCAGATCGAACTCAAGCACGCCGACGTCGCCGCAGAGCGGGCTCGTACGCTTCAACTGCCTGCTTCCATGCCGCGCACGCGCCGGGGCCATCACTTGATCGACGCCGCCCGCGCCTTCATCGCGGTCGGTGACCGCGACGCAGCACTCGACGCCCTGCAGCAGGCACGCACCGTCGCACCCCAGCAGACGCGCTACCACCCCATGGCCCGCGAAGCTGTCCGGGTTCTGGCCAGCCACAACCGCAAGGTCGGTGAAGACGTCCGGGGACTCGCCGCGTGGATGGGTTCGGCTACCACCGACACGCCGTAA
- a CDS encoding alpha/beta hydrolase produces MPTESRVEFRSLDGLRLVGDVAMPEAPPTVGVLLVHGRGVTRHESGFFDRIADGLAAAGIASLRFDLRGHGESEGTQEDVTLAGLLNDVRAGFEALRSETSVASTSLVGQSFAGGVCALYAARRPAEVGRLVMLCPRIDYKKRTIDSRPYWVDDHLDAEHAESLTRDGFLQYSASFRHGRAFLNEVFWLQPHTALGDITAPTLLVHGDADTQVPIGPSYDAIKELNADSQLMVVEGAGHGFSVAGDKAYRQPQTLAWQAEVIDEIAKWVSPED; encoded by the coding sequence ATGCCCACCGAATCCCGCGTCGAGTTCCGCTCGCTCGATGGGTTGCGGCTGGTTGGCGATGTCGCGATGCCCGAGGCACCGCCCACCGTCGGAGTGCTGCTGGTCCACGGTCGTGGGGTGACGCGGCACGAGTCGGGGTTCTTCGACCGGATCGCCGACGGACTCGCAGCCGCAGGAATTGCATCCCTGCGATTCGACCTGCGTGGGCACGGTGAATCAGAAGGAACGCAGGAGGACGTGACGCTCGCCGGGCTGCTGAACGACGTGCGGGCCGGCTTCGAGGCATTGCGTTCAGAGACGAGCGTCGCCTCGACATCATTGGTGGGTCAGTCGTTCGCGGGCGGGGTGTGCGCGCTGTACGCGGCCAGGCGGCCGGCGGAAGTGGGTCGACTGGTGATGCTGTGCCCGCGGATCGACTACAAGAAGCGCACCATCGACTCACGCCCGTACTGGGTTGACGACCATCTAGATGCGGAGCACGCCGAGTCGCTCACCCGCGATGGGTTCCTGCAGTACTCGGCGAGCTTCCGGCACGGGCGAGCGTTCCTGAACGAGGTGTTCTGGCTGCAACCACACACCGCTCTGGGCGACATCACAGCACCGACCCTGCTGGTGCACGGGGACGCGGACACGCAGGTCCCGATCGGCCCGTCCTACGACGCGATCAAGGAACTGAACGCCGACTCCCAGCTCATGGTCGTCGAGGGTGCGGGCCACGGGTTCTCTGTCGCCGGGGACAAGGCGTACCGGCAGCCACAGACCCTAGCCTGGCAGGCCGAGGTCATCGACGAGATCGCCAAGTGGGTCTCCCCGGAAGACTGA
- a CDS encoding DNA cytosine methyltransferase, translated as MSELRVVEICAGAGGQSLGLHLARFEHSLAVEIDETAAKTLSTNGRRLGWDMRVAVGDVAAVPEPGEQFDAERHVWNPDDYVGIDLLAGGVPCPPFSIAGKQLGTSDERDLFAWAVELVARLKPRAVMLENVRGLSMPRFAAYRQWVKDRLSTLGYWSDWKLLEARDYGVPQLRPRFILVALHDEEDARHFNWPEKTPYAGGVGDALYDLMNTHRWPGADAWRRKANQGIAPTIVGGSKKHGGADLGPTRAKRAWAELGVDAMGIANDAPNPKEHGLDHVPKLTIEMVKVLQGWLDDGDHAWNFEGRKTSQYRQIGNAFPPPVARAVGGAIRAALMRDGSPKDLAEAEAEAMQHEPIYVALKAADGPLSAKQLIKAAGGNIHLSEFEQRLGLLSRDFHIKTDGENEDRTYMLGAFKGFVGQGDHDRHLAFATARNRIS; from the coding sequence GTGTCTGAACTTCGCGTCGTCGAGATCTGTGCCGGTGCAGGCGGGCAGAGCCTCGGGCTCCATCTAGCCAGGTTCGAGCACTCGCTTGCCGTCGAGATCGACGAGACCGCGGCGAAGACCTTGAGCACGAACGGCAGGCGACTTGGTTGGGACATGAGGGTCGCTGTGGGCGACGTCGCGGCGGTACCGGAACCGGGTGAACAGTTCGACGCTGAACGGCATGTATGGAACCCAGACGACTATGTGGGAATCGATCTTCTCGCTGGTGGCGTGCCGTGTCCGCCGTTCTCGATCGCGGGCAAGCAGCTTGGTACCAGCGACGAACGTGACCTCTTCGCCTGGGCTGTTGAGCTGGTCGCCCGGTTGAAACCTCGCGCAGTGATGCTTGAGAACGTCCGCGGCCTATCGATGCCGAGATTCGCGGCCTACCGGCAGTGGGTGAAAGACCGGCTTAGCACACTTGGCTATTGGTCGGACTGGAAGCTTTTGGAGGCGCGCGACTACGGGGTTCCGCAACTGCGCCCGCGTTTCATCCTCGTCGCTTTGCATGACGAGGAGGACGCTCGCCACTTCAACTGGCCTGAAAAGACTCCCTACGCCGGGGGCGTTGGAGACGCCCTCTACGACCTCATGAACACGCACCGCTGGCCGGGCGCCGACGCCTGGCGTCGCAAGGCGAACCAGGGCATTGCCCCGACTATCGTCGGCGGGTCGAAGAAGCACGGTGGTGCCGACCTAGGCCCGACACGTGCCAAGCGCGCCTGGGCAGAACTTGGTGTTGATGCGATGGGCATTGCCAACGACGCTCCCAATCCCAAGGAGCACGGCCTGGATCACGTTCCGAAGCTCACGATCGAGATGGTCAAGGTGCTCCAGGGCTGGCTCGACGACGGTGACCACGCGTGGAACTTCGAAGGTAGGAAGACCAGTCAGTACCGCCAGATCGGGAATGCATTCCCACCACCGGTGGCACGGGCTGTTGGAGGCGCGATCCGTGCCGCCCTCATGCGAGATGGAAGCCCCAAGGACCTCGCGGAGGCCGAGGCCGAGGCGATGCAGCATGAGCCGATCTACGTCGCCCTCAAGGCCGCTGACGGACCCCTCAGCGCGAAGCAGTTGATTAAGGCGGCAGGCGGAAACATCCACCTGAGTGAATTTGAGCAGCGCCTAGGCCTGCTCTCGCGCGACTTCCACATCAAGACTGACGGTGAGAACGAGGACCGAACCTACATGCTCGGCGCCTTCAAGGGGTTCGTCGGCCAAGGCGACCACGACCGCCACCTTGCGTTCGCGACAGCGCGGAACCGGATCAGCTGA
- a CDS encoding very short patch repair endonuclease, producing MAEQWVSTKSSPSLSGRKSRNTTPEVELRRALHAMGARFRLHRRLGPASAPDFVLPGRRIAVWVDGCYWHSCPEHGRRKRFEGPNADLWTAKMTRTRERDTLATQEAEELGWTAVRVWEHEIRADPVHAALRVLMG from the coding sequence ATGGCGGAGCAGTGGGTCAGCACGAAGTCGAGCCCAAGCCTCTCAGGGCGCAAGAGCAGGAACACCACGCCCGAGGTCGAGCTGCGCCGCGCACTCCATGCCATGGGAGCACGGTTCCGGTTGCACCGGCGTCTCGGACCAGCTTCGGCTCCTGACTTCGTGCTTCCAGGCCGCCGGATCGCTGTATGGGTTGACGGATGCTACTGGCACTCCTGCCCTGAGCACGGGAGGCGCAAGAGATTCGAAGGCCCCAACGCCGACCTGTGGACAGCGAAGATGACGCGCACGAGAGAACGCGACACCCTCGCGACCCAGGAAGCCGAGGAACTCGGGTGGACGGCCGTGCGTGTTTGGGAGCACGAAATCCGAGCTGATCCCGTGCATGCTGCGCTCCGCGTTCTCATGGGTTAG
- a CDS encoding transposase yields MAARPPVFDAEAYKGRNVVERCFNRLKQFRALATRYTKRAAYYRTELTLAAIILWLRDSPDTASVQVRALRAQDKRTLRLWLTRGERSRSDLDRIYDLARMLGASDRAQLREYLEGANH; encoded by the coding sequence GTGGCCGCCCGCCCGCCCGTCTTCGACGCCGAGGCCTACAAGGGCCGCAACGTCGTGGAACGCTGCTTCAACCGGCTCAAACAGTTCCGCGCCCTGGCCACCCGCTACACCAAACGCGCCGCGTACTACCGCACCGAGCTCACCCTCGCCGCGATCATCCTCTGGCTCCGCGATTCACCGGACACGGCCTCGGTCCAAGTACGAGCATTGCGCGCCCAGGACAAGAGGACGCTGCGGTTGTGGCTTACGCGAGGTGAGCGCAGCCGGAGCGATCTTGACCGCATTTATGACCTAGCTCGGATGCTCGGAGCGTCCGACCGTGCCCAGCTGCGAGAGTACCTAGAAGGCGCCAACCACTAA
- a CDS encoding IS256 family transposase, whose protein sequence is MTAPHIVDPAGLLGEALAEASPDLMRDLLQTVINALLSADADAVVGAEWGRRSPERTARRNGYRHRDLDTRVGTLDVAIPKLRTGTYFPDWLLERRKRAESALITVVADCYLAGVSTRRMDKLVKQLGINSLSRSQVSRMASDLDEQVDAFRHRPLTDAGPFTFVTADALTMKVREGGRVINAVVLLATGVNGDGHREVLGMRVATSETGAAWNEFFADLVARGLAGVRLVVSDAHAGLVEAIAANLPGAVWQRCRTHYAANLMSICPKNMWPAVKAMLHSVYDQPDATAVHAQFDRLLDYVATKLPDVAAHLDTARADILAFTSFPKDVWTQIWSNNPTERLNREIRRRTDSVGIFPNRNAIVRLVGAVLAEQTDEWAEGRRYLGLEVLTRCRQNPTTTTGTEVDTVLELSA, encoded by the coding sequence ATGACCGCACCTCATATTGTCGACCCTGCCGGCCTGCTTGGCGAGGCCCTGGCCGAGGCCTCCCCGGACCTGATGCGTGACCTGTTGCAGACGGTGATCAACGCGCTGCTGTCCGCTGACGCCGATGCCGTGGTCGGCGCGGAGTGGGGCCGGCGCAGCCCGGAGCGCACCGCGCGCCGTAACGGGTACCGCCACCGTGACCTGGATACCCGGGTCGGGACCCTGGACGTCGCGATCCCGAAGCTGCGCACGGGGACCTACTTCCCTGATTGGCTGCTCGAGCGCAGGAAGCGTGCGGAGTCGGCGCTGATCACGGTGGTCGCGGACTGCTACCTCGCCGGGGTCAGCACCCGGCGGATGGACAAGCTCGTCAAACAGCTGGGCATCAACAGCCTGTCCAGGTCGCAGGTGAGCCGGATGGCCAGCGACCTGGACGAGCAAGTCGACGCCTTCCGTCACCGCCCGCTGACAGACGCGGGCCCGTTCACGTTCGTGACCGCGGACGCGCTGACCATGAAGGTCAGGGAAGGTGGGCGGGTGATCAACGCGGTCGTGCTGCTCGCGACCGGGGTCAACGGTGACGGTCACCGTGAGGTCCTCGGGATGCGGGTGGCCACCAGTGAGACCGGGGCGGCCTGGAACGAGTTCTTCGCAGATCTCGTCGCCCGCGGCCTTGCCGGGGTCCGCCTGGTCGTCTCCGACGCGCACGCCGGCCTCGTGGAAGCCATCGCGGCGAACCTGCCCGGCGCGGTCTGGCAACGCTGCCGGACCCACTACGCAGCGAACCTGATGAGCATCTGTCCCAAGAACATGTGGCCCGCCGTGAAGGCCATGCTGCACAGCGTCTACGACCAGCCCGACGCCACCGCCGTGCACGCCCAGTTCGACCGGCTGCTGGACTACGTCGCCACCAAGCTGCCCGATGTCGCCGCCCACCTGGACACCGCCCGCGCCGACATCCTCGCGTTCACCAGCTTCCCCAAAGACGTGTGGACCCAGATCTGGTCGAACAACCCGACCGAACGACTCAACCGCGAGATCCGCCGCCGCACCGATTCGGTGGGCATCTTCCCCAACAGGAACGCGATCGTGCGTCTCGTCGGCGCCGTGCTGGCCGAACAGACCGACGAATGGGCCGAAGGACGCCGCTACCTCGGCCTCGAAGTCCTGACCCGCTGCCGCCAGAACCCCACCACGACCACGGGAACGGAGGTCGACACCGTCCTCGAACTCAGCGCCTGA
- a CDS encoding transposase, with amino-acid sequence MGVGRGELTDATWARIEPLLPVATGRGGRWRDHRQVINGILWRLRTGAPWRDVPAKYGPWKTLHERLRVWTADGTWEEILDHVIVKDDSIGSSPE; translated from the coding sequence GTGGGCGTTGGACGCGGTGAGCTGACGGATGCGACCTGGGCGCGGATCGAGCCGTTGCTGCCGGTGGCGACGGGCCGGGGTGGCCGGTGGCGGGATCACCGGCAGGTGATCAACGGGATCCTGTGGCGGCTGCGCACGGGGGCGCCGTGGCGGGACGTGCCCGCGAAGTACGGGCCGTGGAAGACGCTGCACGAACGGCTGCGGGTCTGGACCGCGGACGGCACCTGGGAGGAGATCTTGGACCACGTGATCGTCAAGGACGACTCGATCGGGTCAAGTCCCGAGTAG
- a CDS encoding HNH endonuclease, translating to MTTDAEYPPDAYTPGGVLWWELTVSPAAEKQPFGQTSRLAAWLWFNKEVGSQFTMNELRGALGKDIDGRSEHLNRRLRELRENGWVIRSQRDGGRKLRHDEYCIDKFGARYWLKEERRQHRKAAPSARVRRLVFERDGHRCVLCGVGARESYPGESDTNARLTIGHRIPQERLRSRAAADDLDNWHTECARCNELARDQMPDPHRYDEVLGSVLRIGRSQGR from the coding sequence GTGACCACCGATGCTGAGTACCCACCCGACGCGTACACGCCGGGAGGCGTCCTCTGGTGGGAGCTGACCGTGTCGCCTGCGGCTGAGAAGCAGCCCTTCGGCCAGACGTCCCGCTTGGCGGCCTGGCTCTGGTTCAACAAGGAGGTTGGCAGCCAGTTCACGATGAACGAGTTGCGCGGCGCGCTGGGCAAGGACATCGACGGGAGGTCCGAACATCTGAACCGCCGCCTCCGTGAGCTGCGCGAGAACGGCTGGGTCATTCGCTCGCAGCGAGACGGAGGCCGGAAGCTCCGCCACGATGAATACTGCATCGACAAGTTTGGTGCTCGCTACTGGCTCAAGGAGGAGCGTCGGCAGCACAGGAAGGCTGCTCCGTCTGCCAGAGTTCGGCGGCTCGTGTTCGAACGGGATGGACACCGATGCGTGCTGTGCGGCGTTGGAGCACGCGAAAGTTATCCGGGCGAATCAGATACGAATGCTCGTTTGACGATCGGCCACCGGATCCCTCAGGAGCGCCTTCGGTCTCGTGCTGCGGCAGACGACCTGGATAACTGGCATACGGAGTGCGCACGCTGCAACGAGCTGGCACGGGACCAGATGCCAGACCCGCACCGTTACGACGAAGTTCTAGGGTCTGTCCTGCGAATAGGCAGGTCACAGGGCCGGTAA
- a CDS encoding NgoMIV family type II restriction endonuclease: MTQPSFDHDTSGSRRVDDSTEALAESPVLLAQERREFHASLLASGTLTVDRNGVPSNADKQNSRSVMWAQAIANKLKVETVNERAAGQTSGNTFEDAVAAYLNSSFPALSALRPGDWDIRKITGRNASGVSQFEQYRHLADLDRAVKADPMLRASLGNAYVVAPDVIIARNPVSDAVLNAGTLLVDESVATHASLRCSVQPDPILHSVVSCKWTLRSDRAQNARTEALNLIRNRKGQVPHIVVVTGEPTLSRISSLALGTGDIDTVYHFALYELETAVRASGDDEHIALLDSMVDGRRLKDISDLPLDLAI, encoded by the coding sequence ATGACTCAGCCCTCGTTTGACCACGACACCTCCGGCTCAAGGCGTGTCGACGACTCCACAGAAGCTCTCGCTGAGAGCCCCGTGCTCCTCGCACAGGAGCGGCGAGAGTTCCATGCGAGCTTGCTGGCGTCGGGAACGCTAACCGTCGACAGGAACGGAGTGCCGAGCAACGCTGACAAGCAGAACTCTCGGTCCGTCATGTGGGCTCAGGCGATCGCGAACAAGCTCAAGGTCGAGACGGTTAACGAGCGTGCAGCGGGCCAGACATCGGGTAACACGTTCGAGGACGCCGTGGCAGCTTATCTCAACAGTTCCTTCCCGGCGCTGTCGGCTTTGCGGCCTGGGGATTGGGACATTCGCAAGATCACGGGGCGGAACGCTAGCGGGGTCTCTCAGTTCGAGCAGTACCGCCATCTGGCCGACCTGGACCGTGCGGTAAAGGCTGATCCAATGCTGAGGGCATCGCTAGGCAACGCATACGTCGTCGCTCCCGACGTCATCATCGCCCGGAATCCAGTAAGCGACGCCGTGCTCAACGCCGGGACACTCCTGGTCGACGAGAGCGTCGCTACACACGCAAGCCTTCGGTGCTCGGTCCAGCCTGACCCGATCCTTCACTCGGTTGTCTCGTGCAAGTGGACCCTCCGCTCGGACCGCGCCCAGAATGCTCGCACCGAGGCACTCAACCTGATCCGGAACCGAAAAGGCCAGGTGCCACACATCGTGGTTGTCACCGGTGAGCCAACCCTCTCGCGAATCTCCTCGCTTGCGCTGGGCACGGGCGACATCGATACCGTCTACCACTTTGCGCTGTACGAGCTGGAGACCGCCGTCCGGGCTTCCGGGGATGACGAGCACATTGCTCTGCTCGACTCCATGGTCGACGGCAGACGCCTTAAGGATATTAGTGACCTCCCGCTGGACCTCGCCATTTGA
- a CDS encoding PD-(D/E)XK nuclease family protein, with protein MTSATPIDQGREWLSPTRAWRLTECPASVGPTTYATAKATTQDVNTGTLAHRVLKRWIAVEGYRAQDPRQTLSDAVNEHVAELGGRLPAGWALARARLLARGTALAALLGARSPDEVISEQEMMDPELRLRGTPDLVLLGPEVVLIDLKTQTFTKGDVPDSVKFQLTIYAYLVELTYGLRPDRVEVFSLNRGPIPVTVTDEGIKDALVQVASARASSRHDAKPAEVVCYFCRRRLECQPHWDAATKWPDADCVEGTLRRIEEATTGAVAVLIETKDGDVWVSGVPGELISGGPGDHARLVRLGRSRTNESGLTGRRWGHNSAVHIATPM; from the coding sequence GGCCGAGAGTGGTTGTCTCCCACCCGCGCATGGCGCCTGACGGAGTGTCCCGCCTCCGTTGGTCCAACTACTTACGCTACGGCGAAGGCCACCACGCAGGATGTCAACACCGGCACGTTGGCACATCGCGTGCTGAAGCGCTGGATTGCCGTGGAGGGCTACCGCGCCCAAGACCCACGACAGACGTTGTCGGACGCGGTCAACGAGCATGTCGCCGAGCTTGGCGGACGTCTCCCAGCCGGTTGGGCACTGGCTCGCGCGCGGCTGCTGGCGCGCGGAACCGCACTGGCGGCACTGCTCGGGGCACGCTCACCTGATGAGGTGATCTCGGAGCAAGAGATGATGGACCCCGAGCTCCGCCTCCGCGGGACACCTGACCTCGTCCTACTTGGCCCCGAAGTCGTCCTGATCGACCTCAAGACACAGACCTTCACCAAGGGTGATGTACCCGACTCGGTGAAGTTTCAGCTCACGATCTATGCATATCTCGTTGAACTCACGTATGGGCTGCGGCCGGACCGGGTCGAAGTCTTCTCCCTCAACCGCGGGCCGATTCCGGTGACGGTCACCGACGAGGGAATTAAGGACGCGTTGGTGCAAGTCGCTTCGGCTCGGGCGTCGAGCAGGCACGATGCGAAGCCTGCGGAGGTCGTCTGCTACTTCTGCAGACGACGGCTGGAGTGCCAGCCACACTGGGATGCCGCGACTAAGTGGCCCGATGCTGACTGCGTCGAGGGAACACTCCGACGGATCGAGGAAGCGACGACCGGAGCGGTTGCAGTGCTCATCGAGACTAAAGACGGCGACGTCTGGGTCAGCGGCGTACCCGGGGAACTCATCAGTGGTGGCCCCGGCGACCATGCGAGACTCGTACGGCTCGGACGATCCCGAACCAACGAGAGCGGGCTAACCGGGCGTCGCTGGGGGCATAACAGCGCGGTCCACATCGCGACACCAATGTAA